In Candidatus Epulonipiscium viviparus, one DNA window encodes the following:
- a CDS encoding ABC transporter substrate-binding protein: protein MRKFISIASLITAASLVACAESEPTVTPPATALTTTDPVAALDFGGWEINVAQYNSESEPEEKRSNYDELLWEHRNNMAKKHNYTFSKDALTTYMDSLEFLSTTVLAEDPGGEIHRMPPEFANAIARNHLAYDLTTLENIDVTDPKWNPVVTEMMTVGGAVYGVVKDLYPEKTVYFNKRLFEEAGLDPDLLYDLQAADEWTWEAFEEVSAKLTRDTNNDGITDHYAFALQPTHFFEMAILSNHGSIIGKDKNDIYFNNAGSPETLQALEWAIAYYNKGYDTTPTPWKSIPNVFMNGDVAMFLGDVWNARDFAAGMEDDYGIVCFPKGPKGSLTVKTSGQGYVIPSTYTKEEAEMIALAFDQYNSLPPGYDAQTAWKDEHYPLYRDSRAVDETHAIALTPGTAKSDYDKMISADVKITALYTDIYLNGLTPAEAVQKHSPVWQVALDVANAR from the coding sequence ATGAGAAAATTTATATCGATTGCAAGCTTGATAACTGCAGCTTCACTTGTTGCATGTGCCGAATCCGAACCAACTGTTACACCCCCGGCAACTGCCCTCACAACTACAGATCCTGTCGCTGCACTAGATTTTGGTGGCTGGGAAATTAATGTTGCTCAATATAACTCCGAAAGCGAACCCGAAGAAAAGAGAAGCAATTATGATGAACTGCTATGGGAACATAGAAATAATATGGCCAAAAAGCACAACTATACTTTCAGCAAAGATGCTCTGACCACATATATGGATTCTCTTGAATTTTTGTCTACCACAGTTCTTGCCGAAGATCCGGGAGGAGAAATTCATCGAATGCCACCCGAATTTGCTAATGCTATTGCTCGAAACCACCTTGCTTACGATCTCACCACTCTTGAGAATATAGATGTTACTGATCCCAAGTGGAATCCAGTTGTTACAGAAATGATGACAGTTGGTGGCGCAGTTTATGGCGTTGTTAAAGATTTGTATCCCGAAAAAACTGTCTACTTTAATAAACGACTCTTTGAAGAAGCCGGGCTAGATCCCGATCTGCTATACGACTTACAAGCTGCCGATGAGTGGACCTGGGAAGCCTTCGAAGAAGTTTCTGCAAAGCTCACTCGCGATACCAATAACGACGGAATTACCGACCACTATGCCTTTGCCTTGCAACCAACCCATTTCTTTGAGATGGCCATCTTATCCAATCATGGGTCAATCATCGGCAAAGATAAAAATGACATCTACTTTAACAATGCCGGCTCTCCCGAAACTTTACAAGCACTCGAATGGGCCATTGCTTATTACAATAAAGGCTACGATACCACCCCTACTCCTTGGAAATCTATTCCAAATGTATTTATGAACGGTGATGTTGCAATGTTTTTGGGAGACGTTTGGAACGCTCGCGACTTTGCTGCTGGAATGGAAGATGATTATGGAATCGTATGCTTTCCCAAAGGGCCAAAAGGTAGTCTAACCGTAAAAACAAGCGGTCAGGGCTACGTAATTCCTAGTACATATACAAAAGAAGAAGCCGAAATGATAGCGCTAGCGTTTGATCAATACAATAGTTTGCCTCCTGGATATGATGCGCAGACTGCTTGGAAAGATGAGCATTATCCTCTTTATCGCGACTCTCGTGCTGTTGACGAAACTCATGCCATTGCGCTAACACCAGGCACGGCTAAGTCGGATTACGACAAAATGATTTCTGCAGATGTCAAAATCACGGCATTATATACCGACATCTATCTTAACGGCCTTACCCCTGCCGAAGCCGTTCAAAAACATTCTCCGGTTTGGCAAGTTGCCCTCGATGTTGCCAATGCAAGATAA
- a CDS encoding carbohydrate ABC transporter permease, with translation MKEKVTAFDYFNVAALTLLCILTLYPIIYVMMSSISDPVLLQQQEGIMLYPLGFSLEAYKLVFDNPSVLIGYRNTLFYVAAGTAINMFMTILGAFALSRRDLYIRKFLTIVIIFTMQFGGGLIPTFLVVSGMLGESIWTQLLPGAIVTSNLIIMRTGFFAIPDSLEESAKIDGANDWVVLTNIILPLSKPTLAVIALYYGVGHWNSWLPATIYLRDRTLFPLQLFLREILLQNQLEETVVGVATGLQADMSDVIKYATIIVAIIPVLCVYPFVQKYFVKGVMIGAVKG, from the coding sequence GTGAAAGAAAAAGTAACAGCATTTGATTATTTTAACGTCGCAGCCTTGACACTATTATGTATCCTAACGCTATATCCCATTATTTATGTGATGATGTCATCCATTAGCGATCCTGTATTACTGCAACAACAGGAAGGAATTATGCTATACCCTCTTGGATTTTCGCTCGAAGCCTATAAGCTGGTATTTGACAATCCATCGGTATTAATTGGATATCGCAATACATTATTCTACGTGGCTGCCGGCACTGCAATCAATATGTTTATGACAATCTTGGGTGCCTTTGCGTTATCCCGAAGAGATTTATATATTCGAAAATTTTTGACCATCGTAATCATTTTTACAATGCAATTTGGTGGCGGACTGATCCCAACGTTTTTAGTTGTCAGCGGAATGCTAGGCGAATCAATATGGACTCAGCTATTGCCAGGGGCCATCGTCACCTCCAACCTAATAATAATGCGAACCGGATTTTTTGCTATCCCAGACAGCTTAGAAGAATCTGCCAAAATTGATGGCGCAAACGACTGGGTTGTCCTCACCAACATCATTTTGCCATTGTCAAAGCCAACTCTGGCCGTTATAGCCTTATACTATGGCGTGGGCCACTGGAACTCTTGGCTCCCTGCAACAATCTATCTGCGCGATCGAACTCTCTTTCCATTACAATTATTCTTGCGCGAAATTTTGCTTCAAAATCAGCTCGAAGAAACAGTGGTTGGTGTGGCAACAGGGCTTCAGGCCGATATGTCTGATGTAATCAAATATGCAACTATCATCGTTGCTATCATTCCTGTACTTTGCGTATATCCGTTTGTACAAAAGTATTTCGTAAAAGGTGTTATGATTGGTGCTGTTAAGGGCTAA
- a CDS encoding ABC transporter permease yields the protein MEQIKHKKALVNGKPKKTIWQNVKNDYKKHKMIYWMLIPVIVYYILFHYAPMGGLMIAFKDYRPARGILASEWVGLQNFIDFFESYYFWDLLRNTISISLTSILFGFPAPIILALLLNEVRSKKFKKTVQTVTYMPHFISVVVMAGLVVDMVASDGVINNVLKWFGIDIGNLLNIGDMFIPIYVVSDIWQHIGWGTIIYLSALTGIAPELYEAASIDGATRFKKVLYVTLPGIMPTIATLFIMRVGRAMTVGWEKIVLLYNPAIYDQADVISSFVYRKGMIEGNYSYSAAVGLFNSLINIFLLIIANRVNKKLNETSLW from the coding sequence ATGGAACAAATAAAGCATAAAAAAGCTCTGGTTAATGGCAAACCCAAAAAAACTATTTGGCAAAATGTGAAAAATGACTACAAAAAACACAAGATGATTTATTGGATGCTAATACCTGTAATTGTATACTACATCCTTTTTCACTACGCACCAATGGGTGGCTTGATGATTGCATTCAAAGATTATCGCCCCGCTCGAGGCATTTTGGCTAGCGAATGGGTTGGGTTACAAAATTTTATCGACTTTTTTGAAAGCTATTATTTTTGGGATTTGCTACGAAATACTATCTCTATCAGCTTAACATCGATTTTATTTGGCTTTCCAGCGCCGATAATTTTGGCGTTGCTCTTAAACGAAGTTCGCTCCAAAAAATTCAAAAAGACAGTTCAAACTGTAACATATATGCCCCACTTTATCTCTGTTGTCGTTATGGCTGGTTTGGTAGTTGATATGGTTGCCTCCGATGGTGTAATCAACAACGTACTTAAGTGGTTTGGCATCGACATCGGTAACTTACTAAACATCGGTGATATGTTTATTCCAATTTATGTAGTCAGCGACATCTGGCAACATATTGGATGGGGCACTATCATTTACCTTTCTGCACTGACTGGCATCGCACCAGAGTTATATGAAGCCGCATCCATCGATGGCGCGACCCGATTTAAAAAGGTTCTCTACGTAACGCTTCCGGGCATTATGCCAACTATTGCGACGCTATTTATTATGAGAGTCGGCCGCGCTATGACTGTCGGCTGGGAAAAAATTGTTTTGCTATACAATCCTGCTATTTATGACCAAGCTGATGTTATTTCATCCTTTGTATATCGCAAGGGTATGATCGAGGGTAATTATAGCTACTCGGCTGCCGTGGGGCTATTCAACTCTCTAATCAACATCTTCTTGCTAATCATCGCAAACCGCGTTAACAAAAAATTAAACGAAACCAGCTTATGGTAA
- a CDS encoding helix-turn-helix transcriptional regulator, whose amino-acid sequence MKQKWHLTIFVYFLIVLAVPFCSIIILTLQGANLVKKEAIKSNQIIIEHIALQLDQQFQDFNDFVVHIQNSPSTLSVLTANEPLAPEDRYNFAKFSDNFETYFLTTPLIESYLIYFEDQEIIFNPNTYKVIDAISENEITQFFTHLPSPRVFLDKNYNGQILPIYMTNTTNIASLLYADTIQSANIDVIIKINLRQLDNILDYTILDDDALFVLTNKSGEIIYYNNQNLANKAEGDLKNNEFVSLDRSHDYFSYQISSATSNYNYFLLLPSKKITGGATLLNLITLISIVLFAAILYILIRIIKVREYQSIGDTISLLNEHNNFFDDYNAFQFINNTVTQLIIDKKKLEITLESSERYLQTYFLNRLITSEIEDRENYTKLINYHNLKFNYSKYRVAILYANTTKPPNNIFPVIMAEIEQLIDQNAMIYEIYLNGMIVFIINYDQNAYNKGPLMDNIENLLSKLDPIKIIAAASDVKDSYFDLYQAYNEAMNALEQCLVTGLSTKEYQSDSKKNYTYNTKYYQYEKNFQSAITDENYKSAQIMLKNMTDILTSKFANQAMVIKCKLYGILNILMSMPSSDTDNLAKLYDIIETKVSVTDIADAINIYLDQLDNYSKEMKSTSFTADVEQFVSVNYKNSSLSVSMVADNFGISLSVMSKKFKKECGINISDYIHIYRIKQSKDLLLKTKFTIKQIAEDVGYLNSDVFIRVFKRYEGITPGKYRKP is encoded by the coding sequence ATGAAACAAAAATGGCATTTAACTATCTTCGTTTATTTTTTAATCGTACTAGCAGTTCCTTTTTGTTCTATTATTATTTTAACACTACAAGGCGCCAATTTAGTCAAAAAAGAAGCGATTAAGTCTAATCAGATTATTATAGAACACATTGCGCTACAATTAGATCAACAATTTCAAGATTTCAATGATTTTGTAGTACATATTCAAAATTCTCCTTCTACGCTAAGTGTACTCACAGCTAATGAACCGCTTGCACCAGAAGATCGTTATAACTTTGCCAAATTTTCAGATAATTTTGAAACGTATTTTCTAACAACTCCATTAATCGAAAGTTATTTAATATATTTTGAAGATCAGGAAATTATTTTTAATCCCAATACATATAAAGTAATTGATGCTATTTCCGAAAATGAGATTACACAATTTTTTACTCACCTGCCAAGTCCTAGAGTTTTTTTAGATAAAAATTATAACGGTCAAATTTTACCTATATACATGACAAATACTACCAATATTGCTAGTCTATTATATGCTGATACAATCCAATCTGCCAATATCGACGTTATTATCAAAATCAATTTGAGGCAGCTGGACAATATCCTCGATTATACGATCCTGGACGATGATGCGCTTTTTGTGCTTACTAATAAATCCGGAGAAATAATCTACTATAATAATCAAAATTTAGCAAACAAGGCAGAAGGCGATCTCAAAAATAATGAATTTGTTTCTCTTGATAGAAGCCATGACTATTTTTCTTATCAAATTAGCTCCGCAACTTCAAACTATAACTATTTTTTATTACTGCCTTCTAAGAAAATAACCGGAGGAGCCACACTACTAAATTTAATTACCCTAATTAGCATCGTTTTATTTGCTGCTATTTTATATATCTTAATCAGAATCATTAAAGTTAGAGAATATCAGTCTATTGGAGATACTATTTCATTACTTAATGAACACAATAATTTTTTTGATGATTATAATGCTTTTCAATTTATAAATAATACCGTTACTCAACTTATTATTGATAAAAAGAAATTAGAAATCACCTTGGAAAGTAGCGAAAGGTATTTGCAAACTTATTTTCTTAATAGGTTGATTACCTCAGAAATAGAAGATAGAGAAAATTATACCAAATTGATTAATTATCATAATTTAAAGTTTAACTATAGCAAATATCGAGTTGCTATTCTATATGCAAACACCACAAAGCCTCCTAACAATATTTTTCCAGTTATAATGGCAGAAATAGAACAACTAATTGACCAAAATGCTATGATATATGAAATTTATTTGAATGGGATGATCGTATTTATAATTAATTATGATCAAAATGCGTATAATAAAGGTCCACTAATGGATAACATCGAGAATTTATTAAGTAAGTTAGACCCTATCAAAATTATTGCCGCCGCTAGCGATGTTAAAGATAGCTATTTTGATCTTTATCAGGCTTATAATGAAGCAATGAACGCATTAGAACAATGTCTTGTGACAGGTCTTTCAACCAAAGAATATCAATCTGATAGTAAAAAAAATTATACTTACAACACCAAATACTACCAATACGAAAAAAACTTCCAAAGCGCTATAACAGATGAAAATTATAAGTCGGCTCAAATTATGCTTAAAAATATGACCGATATACTAACAAGTAAATTTGCAAACCAGGCTATGGTGATTAAATGTAAGCTATATGGCATTCTTAACATTTTGATGAGTATGCCTTCTTCTGATACAGATAATCTAGCAAAATTATATGATATCATTGAAACAAAGGTATCTGTTACCGACATCGCTGACGCTATAAATATATATTTAGACCAACTTGACAACTACTCTAAAGAAATGAAGTCAACAAGTTTTACTGCAGATGTTGAGCAGTTTGTCTCCGTTAACTACAAAAACTCTTCATTATCGGTTAGCATGGTTGCCGATAATTTTGGAATCAGTTTATCAGTTATGTCAAAGAAATTTAAAAAAGAATGCGGCATAAATATTTCTGATTATATTCATATATATCGAATCAAACAGAGCAAGGACCTTTTATTAAAGACAAAATTCACAATTAAGCAAATCGCAGAAGATGTTGGATATTTAAACTCTGATGTCTTTATTAGAGTGTTTAAAAGATACGAAGGTATTACTCCTGGGAAATATCGGAAACCTTAA
- a CDS encoding methyl-accepting chemotaxis protein — MIINECTPAVAAVIELSEELTYTLSSTSKKDIDETINLTNNIRITAIVLAVISTLLIAVISRFLGNTIVLPLKQIQNTITDLAKSNYNVWVEYTSQDELGAVANNLRNMIQNTSALLTDVSENLESIAEGDLTNKPKIHYQGAFKVMETSINKINLQIGNVIHKIQSSTKELTINADQILNDSELISQKVEEQENIISEFISSTNKITDNTNNNIQHVEKTAKALQDTKTKVEYSSKMMEGMLLSMQDISESSNNVSHITKIIQDIASQTNLLALNAAIEAARAGESGKGFAVVANEIRDLATKSSETVSQIDEVIKHSLESVKKGENTAHETAKVLEEITVSMDENTKLTIEQQENTKFQQGLINTLIKQTDSLRTAINDNSRIFKNTAEVGKGLATQADSLNQQVEKFKI, encoded by the coding sequence ATGATCATCAATGAATGCACTCCCGCAGTGGCAGCAGTTATTGAACTTTCAGAAGAACTTACATATACACTTAGTTCAACATCAAAAAAAGATATTGATGAAACCATTAATTTAACTAATAACATCAGAATTACTGCCATAGTTTTAGCTGTTATATCAACGCTTTTAATCGCTGTCATTTCACGTTTTCTTGGCAATACTATTGTTTTGCCTCTTAAACAAATTCAAAATACAATTACTGACCTTGCAAAAAGCAATTACAATGTTTGGGTAGAATACACATCTCAAGATGAATTAGGCGCAGTTGCAAACAACTTACGAAATATGATTCAAAACACTAGTGCTTTGCTAACAGATGTATCTGAAAATCTCGAATCTATCGCTGAAGGTGATTTAACGAATAAACCTAAAATTCATTATCAAGGTGCCTTTAAAGTTATGGAAACATCTATCAACAAGATTAATCTCCAAATTGGTAATGTAATTCATAAAATTCAAAGTAGTACAAAAGAACTTACCATCAATGCTGATCAAATTTTGAATGATTCTGAATTGATTTCTCAAAAAGTTGAAGAACAAGAAAATATTATTTCAGAATTCATCTCTTCAACCAATAAAATTACGGATAATACCAATAATAATATTCAACATGTTGAAAAAACAGCTAAAGCATTACAAGATACAAAAACCAAAGTTGAATATAGCTCCAAAATGATGGAAGGAATGCTACTATCTATGCAAGATATCAGTGAATCAAGTAACAACGTTTCTCATATCACAAAAATCATACAAGATATTGCCTCTCAAACCAATTTACTTGCGTTGAATGCTGCTATTGAAGCGGCTAGAGCTGGTGAGTCTGGCAAAGGCTTTGCAGTTGTTGCTAATGAAATTAGAGATTTAGCTACTAAGAGTTCAGAAACTGTTAGCCAAATAGATGAAGTTATTAAACACAGTTTAGAAAGTGTTAAAAAAGGAGAAAACACTGCTCACGAAACCGCCAAAGTCTTGGAGGAAATCACCGTTAGCATGGACGAAAATACTAAGCTTACAATCGAACAACAAGAAAATACCAAGTTTCAACAAGGTCTTATTAACACTCTTATCAAACAAACGGACTCTCTCCGCACGGCCATTAATGATAATTCACGAATATTTAAGAATACAGCCGAAGTCGGAAAGGGTCTTGCCACTCAGGCAGATAGTTTAAATCAACAAGTAGAAAAATTTAAAATTTAG